In Pectobacterium actinidiae, the DNA window CATCGCCGCACCGCTGGCCGTCCCGGCAGGGTTAAGGCGAATCTCATCAATAAAGTGGACGCCGCCGCCTTCAGGCAAACCGCTCACCGGCCTCCCAGCAACATCCAGAATAGTTAACCCAACAAAAACTGCATCAAACTGACTCACGCTTGCTCCTTCAGATTCTGTTTTTTATTCGTGTTCGATTCATTTACTGCCGCTGGCGCAGCCGCCCTTGCAGGAAAGAGAGCGCCAGCGCCAGTACCAAAATCACACCGCTCAGCGCATCTTTTACGATAAAGTTCAGCCCCATCAGATTCAAACCGTTGGCGATCATGCCGAGAAACAGTACGCCGATTAGCGTCCCAGACACATTCGGTCGCCCCTGCGCATGAAACGCGGTACCGATGAAAACGGCGGCAATCGCGTCCATCAGGTAAGCCTGTCCGGCCAGCGGCGTAAACTGCCGCAGATTGGCGGATAACACGACGCCGCCGATGGCGCACGTCACCGACGTGACAATCAGCAACCAGAACATCGTGCGCCGCACGTTAACGCCGGCAATCAGCGCCGCTGGCGCATTCACCCCCATCGCATGGATACGTTTACCCGCAACCGTCCGTTCAAATAACAGGTAATAGGCAAACCACAGCACCGCGACAATCACGATCGGCACCGGAATGCCCCACAGGTCACCCACAGCCAGCTCGTGGTACTGCGGTGCCATCCGGCGGTAAGCGATCGGCCCGCCGCCCTCGGTGTAAATGCGTTCAATACTGCTGCCGATAAACCAGGTTCCCAGCGTTGCCAGGAATGGCTTAATTCGACAATGAATAATCAGTACCGCATTAACCAACCCGACCAGCGCACCACCCGCCAACGCGGCCAATACCGCAGCCTGCCACGGCAGACCATAGACTTTGAGTGCCACCAACGCGAAGGCGGCGCCAAAGTCCAGCGCAACGCCCACCGACAGATCGATCCCACCGGCCGTCACCACTAGCGTCATGGCCAGCGCCACAATCAACAGCACGGCGCTACCTTGCAGCAGATTTCCCCAGTTGCCTAACGTCAAAAATATTGGGTTTTGCAGCGAGAAAAACACCAGAAAAGCCAGCAGAATGACCAGAAAACCATAGCGGATAAAGAACGACAGTCCCAGTCTGCCGCCCGGCAACGCGGGCTGCGCCGCCAAAGAAGAACTTTTCACGCGTGACTCCTTTGCCTGCGTAGCGAAGCGGCGGCGAGCACCACCAGAATCAGTACGCCCTTAATCGCGCCGACCCAGAAGATATCAACTCGCAGCAGCGCCAGACCGTTCGACAGGGCGTTCACCAGCAGCGTGCCCAGCAATGCCCCCCAGATGGTGACCACCCGACGGCGAGAGAACGCCGCGCCAAGAAACGTCGCCAGTACCATCTCTAACAACAGCGGTTCTGCCGTGCCGGGCGAACTGCCGGATCCTTGCGCTACCAGCGTCAGCGAGGCCAGTGCCGCCGCCAATGCACCTAACAGATACGAACCAATAACCA includes these proteins:
- a CDS encoding ABC transporter permease → MKSSSLAAQPALPGGRLGLSFFIRYGFLVILLAFLVFFSLQNPIFLTLGNWGNLLQGSAVLLIVALAMTLVVTAGGIDLSVGVALDFGAAFALVALKVYGLPWQAAVLAALAGGALVGLVNAVLIIHCRIKPFLATLGTWFIGSSIERIYTEGGGPIAYRRMAPQYHELAVGDLWGIPVPIVIVAVLWFAYYLLFERTVAGKRIHAMGVNAPAALIAGVNVRRTMFWLLIVTSVTCAIGGVVLSANLRQFTPLAGQAYLMDAIAAVFIGTAFHAQGRPNVSGTLIGVLFLGMIANGLNLMGLNFIVKDALSGVILVLALALSFLQGRLRQRQ